A stretch of the Paenibacillus dendritiformis genome encodes the following:
- a CDS encoding heptaprenylglyceryl phosphate synthase codes for MHTPVISIEAWRHVFKLDPDKDISDDDLDRICLSGTDAIVVGGSSGVTFENTVELMSRIRRYELPAALEVSNLDSVVPGFDTYLIPMVLNTPNPDWMVGQHQRAIQQYGYMIPWELLIPEGYIILNPEATAAKLTEAETGLTSAEAGAYAQVADKLMRLPVVYVEYSGTYGDMELVHHVRKNLSHAQLFYGGGIRTEEQAREAAEAADTVVVGNIVYDDVEAALRTVEAVRLVP; via the coding sequence GTGCATACCCCTGTCATTTCAATCGAAGCGTGGCGACACGTGTTCAAATTAGACCCCGACAAAGATATCAGCGACGACGATCTGGACCGCATCTGTCTGTCCGGAACGGACGCGATCGTGGTGGGCGGATCGAGCGGCGTGACGTTCGAGAATACGGTCGAGCTGATGTCGCGGATACGGCGCTATGAGCTGCCGGCCGCGCTGGAGGTGTCGAATCTGGATTCCGTCGTGCCCGGGTTCGACACATATTTGATCCCGATGGTGCTGAACACGCCGAATCCGGACTGGATGGTCGGCCAACATCAGCGTGCGATTCAGCAGTACGGCTATATGATTCCGTGGGAGCTGCTCATCCCGGAAGGCTACATTATACTGAATCCCGAGGCGACCGCGGCCAAGCTGACGGAAGCGGAGACCGGACTGACATCGGCGGAAGCGGGAGCGTATGCGCAGGTGGCGGACAAGCTGATGCGGCTGCCGGTCGTCTATGTCGAGTACAGCGGCACGTATGGCGATATGGAATTGGTTCATCATGTTCGAAAAAACTTAAGCCACGCCCAACTATTCTACGGGGGCGGCATTCGCACGGAGGAGCAGGCCAGGGAGGCGGCGGAAGCGGCAGATACGGTCGTGGTCGGCAACATCGTGTACGACGACGTGGAAGCCGCGCTGCGGACGGTTGAGGCCGTCCGGCTTGTCCCATAA
- the ligA gene encoding NAD-dependent DNA ligase LigA: MEQLVAELNRYNYHYYTLDNPVISDKEYDALYDELVALEKETGFIHPDSPTQRVGGELLKGFAPHRHLARLWSLDKAQSADDLYTWHQRVLRLIQDYNAKNPDREPLPAPTYVVELKYDGLTLNLTYTDGKLVQAATRGNGTVGESILPQVKTIRSIPLTIPYKEGTIEVQGEGLMNLSVLEAYNKTAAEPLKNARNAAAGALRNLNPQVTAQRKLNAFFYNIGYADRLAFQTHQEMMAFLKDNHFKVNPYISYFDSIEAVHAELEQIQERRTTLDYLIDGAVVKITDMRTREVLGYTDKFPRWAIAFKFEAEETTTVLEEVNWEVGRTGKITPVARVEPVELAGVTVQNCTLNNIGDIERKNLKYALGSRVFIRRSNDVIPEILGKVTEEQDGEEIAYPTHCPSCGSELEMRGAHLFCNNKLNCKPQIVGRIVHFASRDAMDIETFSIMTAEQIYNELDVHDPSDLYTLTFDQLVGLNRFGEKKANNLLQAIEASKTRDLSAFLFALGIPNTGKTTTRALAEHFGTLEGVMNATREELIAVPDVGDIVADSIVSFFEDEVNKLSVQRLLEFGVRPQPIEKPKPVSTESFFYGKTVVLTGTLHLMTREEATAKLEACGAKVTGSVSKKTDLVVAGEKAGSKLAKAEQLGIPVITDENELVRLLQEAMPAE, translated from the coding sequence ATGGAACAACTCGTGGCGGAATTGAACCGGTACAATTACCATTACTATACGCTCGACAATCCGGTGATCAGCGACAAGGAATATGATGCCCTGTATGACGAATTGGTCGCCCTGGAAAAAGAAACAGGGTTCATCCACCCCGATTCGCCGACGCAGCGCGTGGGCGGGGAGCTGCTGAAGGGCTTCGCCCCGCACCGCCATCTGGCGCGGCTGTGGAGTCTGGACAAGGCCCAGTCGGCAGACGATCTGTACACCTGGCATCAGCGGGTGCTGCGCCTGATTCAGGATTACAACGCCAAAAATCCGGATCGGGAGCCGTTGCCGGCTCCCACATACGTCGTTGAATTGAAATACGACGGGTTGACGCTCAACCTGACGTATACGGACGGCAAGCTGGTTCAGGCCGCGACGCGGGGCAACGGCACCGTCGGCGAGTCGATTCTGCCGCAAGTAAAGACAATCCGTTCCATTCCATTGACCATTCCGTACAAGGAAGGGACGATAGAGGTACAGGGCGAGGGGCTTATGAATCTGTCCGTGCTGGAGGCGTACAACAAGACCGCCGCCGAGCCGCTCAAAAATGCGCGCAACGCCGCGGCCGGCGCGCTTCGCAACCTGAATCCGCAAGTGACGGCGCAGCGGAAGCTGAACGCGTTCTTTTACAATATCGGTTACGCGGATCGATTGGCCTTCCAGACTCATCAAGAGATGATGGCGTTCTTGAAGGACAATCATTTCAAGGTCAATCCGTATATCTCCTACTTCGATTCGATTGAAGCGGTGCATGCCGAGCTGGAGCAGATCCAGGAACGGCGCACAACGCTCGATTACCTGATCGACGGGGCGGTCGTCAAGATTACCGATATGCGCACCCGGGAGGTCTTGGGCTATACCGACAAATTCCCGCGCTGGGCGATCGCCTTCAAATTCGAGGCGGAGGAGACGACGACCGTCCTGGAAGAGGTCAACTGGGAAGTCGGCCGCACCGGAAAGATCACTCCGGTCGCGCGGGTCGAGCCGGTCGAACTGGCTGGCGTGACTGTCCAGAACTGTACCTTGAACAATATCGGGGACATCGAGCGCAAAAACTTGAAATACGCCCTCGGATCGCGCGTGTTTATCCGGCGTTCCAACGACGTCATTCCGGAGATTCTCGGCAAGGTGACGGAGGAGCAGGATGGGGAAGAGATCGCGTACCCGACGCACTGTCCGTCCTGCGGATCGGAGCTGGAGATGCGCGGGGCCCATCTGTTCTGCAACAACAAGCTGAACTGCAAGCCGCAGATTGTCGGGCGGATCGTGCACTTCGCGTCCCGGGACGCGATGGACATCGAGACGTTCAGCATTATGACGGCCGAGCAGATTTACAATGAGCTGGACGTCCATGATCCGTCGGATCTGTACACGCTGACGTTCGACCAGCTCGTCGGCCTGAACCGGTTCGGAGAGAAGAAGGCGAACAATTTGCTCCAGGCGATCGAAGCGAGCAAGACGCGCGATCTGTCCGCGTTTTTGTTCGCCCTCGGCATCCCGAATACCGGAAAGACGACGACCCGAGCGCTTGCGGAGCATTTCGGCACGCTGGAGGGCGTCATGAACGCGACGCGGGAGGAGCTTATCGCCGTTCCGGATGTCGGAGATATCGTCGCGGACAGCATCGTCTCGTTCTTCGAGGATGAAGTGAACAAGCTGAGCGTCCAGCGCCTGCTCGAATTCGGCGTGCGGCCGCAGCCGATCGAGAAGCCGAAGCCGGTCAGCACGGAATCCTTCTTCTACGGCAAGACGGTCGTCTTGACCGGAACGCTGCATCTCATGACGCGGGAAGAAGCGACCGCGAAGCTGGAAGCGTGCGGCGCCAAAGTAACCGGGAGCGTGTCCAAGAAGACGGATCTCGTCGTCGCCGGCGAGAAGGCCGGCAGCAAGCTGGCGAAGGCAGAGCAATTGGGCATTCCGGTCATTACGGACGAGAATGAGCTGGTCCGCCTCCTGCAAGAGGCAATGCCTGCGGAATAA
- the pcrA gene encoding DNA helicase PcrA, which yields MFEFLESSRPGVDLHESIARLNPEQRRAVETMEGPLLIMAGAGSGKTRVLTHRIAYLISQRKAPPWSILAITFTNKAAREMQERVAKLVGAEGRDIWVSTFHSMCVRILRRDIERIGFTSNFTILDSTDQLSVIRGCMKDLNLDTKKFEPRAIQAAISGAKNELLSPKRFEQNIGDYFQGVVAKVYTKYQQRLKSNNALDFDDLIMTTIELFKEEPEVLDFYQNKFKYIHVDEYQDTNRAQYMLCRMLADKHHNICVVGDSDQSIYRWRGADITNILNFEEDYPEATVIYLEQNYRSTANILNAANNVINQNTGRKPKKLWTDQGEGQLIKVYQADSEHDEGYFVTGEINKNKANGKSYSKHAILYRTNAQSRVIEEILIKSDIPYQIVGGIKFYDRKEIKDILGYLRLISNPDDDISLERVINVPKRGIGATTMAKLAEAAAERGTSMMKVLDDMDGLDIAAKTKGALREFYAMIDSLNRMVDYLSVTELTEKMLELSQYRLELQRENTLESKARLENIDEFLSVTQEFEQRNEDKSLVAFLTDLALIADIDSMNDAPEEQDDAVILMTMHSAKGLEFPYVFIIGMEEGVFPHSRAFSDNEELEEERRLAYVGITRAEEQLYLTCARSRTLFGRTNANPPSRFLREIPDELKEDISPAGARYERFDRYGRSNSAASYGGRGLGYSGGANGGTSTGGLGSRTGTAASQRTSAVSSKPGGVTVTSAFDKAKQNGDSSYQAGDKVAHAKWGTGVIVSVKGTGTDMELQIAFPAPVGVKRLLAAFAPVTKV from the coding sequence ATGTTTGAATTTCTAGAATCGTCCCGCCCCGGAGTGGATCTCCATGAATCGATAGCGAGACTGAATCCGGAGCAGCGCCGCGCCGTCGAGACGATGGAGGGGCCGCTGCTCATTATGGCCGGCGCCGGCTCCGGCAAGACGCGCGTGCTGACGCACCGCATCGCCTATCTCATCTCGCAGCGCAAGGCGCCGCCTTGGTCCATTCTGGCGATTACGTTCACGAACAAGGCGGCCCGCGAGATGCAGGAGCGGGTCGCGAAGCTTGTCGGCGCGGAAGGCCGCGACATCTGGGTGTCGACATTCCACTCCATGTGCGTGCGTATCCTGCGCCGGGACATCGAGCGGATTGGTTTCACGTCGAACTTCACCATCCTCGACTCGACGGACCAGCTCTCAGTTATCCGGGGCTGCATGAAGGACCTGAACCTTGATACCAAAAAATTCGAGCCCCGCGCCATCCAGGCCGCCATCAGCGGCGCGAAGAACGAGCTGCTCTCGCCGAAGCGGTTCGAGCAGAACATCGGCGACTACTTCCAGGGCGTGGTGGCGAAGGTCTATACGAAATACCAGCAGCGGCTCAAGAGCAACAACGCGCTTGATTTCGACGATCTGATCATGACGACGATCGAGCTGTTCAAGGAAGAGCCGGAGGTGCTCGATTTTTATCAGAATAAATTCAAATATATCCATGTCGACGAGTACCAGGATACGAACCGGGCGCAATACATGCTGTGCCGCATGCTGGCGGACAAGCATCATAATATTTGCGTCGTGGGGGACAGCGACCAGTCGATTTACCGCTGGCGCGGCGCCGACATTACGAATATTTTGAACTTCGAGGAGGACTATCCGGAAGCGACGGTCATCTACCTCGAGCAGAATTACCGTTCGACGGCGAATATATTGAATGCCGCGAACAATGTTATTAACCAGAATACCGGCCGCAAGCCGAAAAAGCTGTGGACCGATCAAGGGGAAGGGCAGTTGATCAAGGTCTACCAGGCCGATTCGGAGCATGATGAAGGCTACTTCGTCACCGGCGAGATCAATAAGAACAAAGCGAACGGGAAATCCTACAGCAAACATGCCATTTTATACCGTACCAACGCGCAGTCCCGGGTAATCGAGGAAATTTTGATAAAATCCGATATTCCGTATCAGATCGTAGGCGGCATCAAGTTCTACGATCGCAAAGAGATCAAAGACATCCTCGGCTACCTTCGCCTTATCTCGAACCCGGACGACGATATCAGCCTGGAGCGCGTTATTAACGTGCCGAAGCGAGGCATCGGCGCGACGACGATGGCCAAGCTGGCGGAAGCGGCGGCCGAGCGGGGAACGTCGATGATGAAGGTGCTCGACGATATGGACGGGCTCGACATCGCGGCGAAGACGAAGGGCGCGCTGCGCGAGTTCTATGCGATGATCGACAGCCTGAACCGGATGGTGGACTATTTATCGGTGACGGAACTGACTGAGAAGATGCTTGAGCTGTCCCAATACCGGCTTGAGCTGCAGCGTGAAAATACTTTGGAATCGAAAGCCCGTCTCGAAAACATCGACGAGTTCTTGTCGGTCACCCAGGAGTTCGAGCAGCGGAATGAAGACAAGTCGCTCGTCGCCTTCTTGACCGACCTGGCGCTGATCGCGGACATCGACTCGATGAACGACGCCCCGGAGGAGCAGGACGATGCGGTCATACTGATGACGATGCACAGCGCCAAGGGGTTGGAGTTCCCATATGTCTTCATCATCGGGATGGAGGAAGGCGTCTTCCCGCACAGCCGGGCCTTCAGCGACAACGAGGAGCTTGAAGAGGAGCGGCGTCTGGCATATGTCGGCATTACGCGGGCCGAGGAGCAGCTTTACTTGACCTGCGCCCGGTCGCGCACGCTGTTCGGCCGGACGAATGCGAATCCGCCGTCCCGGTTCCTGCGGGAGATTCCGGACGAGCTGAAGGAGGATATATCGCCGGCGGGCGCGCGCTACGAGCGCTTCGACCGCTACGGCCGCAGCAATTCCGCGGCTTCCTACGGCGGACGCGGACTCGGCTACAGCGGCGGAGCCAACGGCGGCACATCCACAGGCGGCCTCGGCAGCCGTACCGGCACCGCGGCCAGTCAGCGCACGTCAGCGGTGTCCTCCAAGCCGGGCGGGGTGACCGTGACCTCCGCATTCGACAAGGCGAAGCAGAACGGCGATTCCTCCTACCAGGCCGGGGATAAGGTCGCGCATGCGAAGTGGGGCACCGGCGTCATCGTATCCGTCAAAGGAACGGGCACGGATATGGAACTGCAGATTGCCTTCCCGGCCCCGGTCGGCGTCAAGCGCCTGCTGGCCGCATTCGCTCCGGTAACCAAAGTATAA
- a CDS encoding glycosyltransferase family 2 protein: MIDLSIIIINYNTKQLTLNCIESVYQSVTDFQYEVILIDNASRDDSVQVFRQQCPQAELIANEQNLGFSKANNQGIKIAKGRYVLLLNSDTVIQPDTLDVMIRFMDEHPEVGASGCKVVLPDGSLDKACRRGFPTPAATFFYVSRLSKLFPKNPRINAYHREDLDPDEAYPIDCLIGAFMMVRREAIDQVGMLDEQFFMYGEDVDWCYRIKQAGWVNYYYPKTRIIHYKRASSRNKPYKITYEFHRAIYVLYNKHFKKKYPFWVTALMYAGIGAKLGLAMLMNVLARAGASLRPSKPAYANKKDISS, from the coding sequence ATGATAGATTTGTCCATTATTATCATCAACTATAATACGAAACAACTAACTCTTAACTGCATAGAGTCCGTCTACCAATCGGTAACGGACTTTCAGTATGAAGTCATCCTTATAGACAACGCTTCCCGCGACGATTCGGTACAAGTCTTCCGTCAGCAATGTCCGCAGGCCGAGCTTATCGCAAACGAACAAAACTTAGGTTTCTCTAAGGCGAATAATCAAGGCATAAAAATAGCGAAAGGCCGCTATGTTCTTCTTCTTAATTCCGATACGGTGATCCAACCGGATACGCTCGATGTGATGATTCGGTTCATGGATGAACATCCAGAAGTCGGAGCATCGGGCTGCAAAGTCGTGTTGCCCGACGGATCGCTGGATAAGGCATGCCGCAGGGGATTCCCTACGCCGGCGGCCACGTTCTTCTATGTGTCCCGCTTATCGAAGCTGTTCCCGAAGAATCCGAGAATCAATGCGTATCATCGCGAAGACTTGGACCCCGACGAGGCCTATCCGATCGACTGTTTAATCGGGGCTTTTATGATGGTTAGACGCGAGGCGATCGATCAGGTCGGCATGCTGGACGAGCAATTCTTTATGTATGGGGAAGATGTCGACTGGTGCTACCGGATCAAGCAGGCGGGATGGGTGAATTATTACTACCCGAAGACCCGGATCATTCATTACAAACGGGCCAGCAGCCGGAATAAACCGTATAAGATTACGTATGAATTTCATAGGGCGATTTACGTGCTTTACAATAAGCATTTTAAGAAAAAATATCCGTTCTGGGTGACTGCGCTCATGTATGCCGGGATAGGGGCAAAGCTGGGACTCGCGATGCTCATGAATGTATTGGCCCGGGCAGGAGCGTCTCTACGTCCGTCGAAGCCAGCCTATGCCAACAAAAAGGATATATCGTCTTAA
- a CDS encoding alpha-amylase family glycosyl hydrolase, with translation MRDNQLSITGEEVSIVMTMNRFMKKLFSMFLALALIVGYTAAYPLPADAAASGQSLGPVTSKDVIYQILTDRFYDGDPANNIPPGTPPELFNDDNGDGRGDGTDLNKYQGGDWKGIQEKIPYLKNMGITAVWISAPYENRENLIAGMYASYHGYHARNYFATNPHFGKMQDFTALVDALHDKGIKVGY, from the coding sequence ATGAGAGATAACCAGCTTTCCATTACAGGTGAAGAGGTGTCGATCGTGATGACGATGAATCGGTTCATGAAGAAGCTATTCTCTATGTTCTTGGCGCTAGCCCTGATCGTTGGCTATACGGCGGCCTATCCTCTGCCCGCAGACGCCGCGGCGTCCGGACAATCATTAGGGCCGGTAACATCGAAGGATGTCATTTATCAGATTTTGACGGATCGCTTCTATGACGGAGATCCCGCGAACAACATTCCCCCAGGCACACCCCCGGAGCTGTTCAACGATGACAACGGGGATGGACGCGGCGACGGAACCGATCTGAACAAATATCAAGGCGGCGATTGGAAAGGCATCCAGGAGAAAATCCCGTACCTGAAAAATATGGGCATTACGGCGGTGTGGATCTCCGCTCCGTACGAGAACCGGGAGAACCTGATCGCCGGCATGTACGCATCCTATCATGGCTATCATGCGCGGAATTACTTCGCAACCAACCCTCATTTCGGGAAAATGCAGGACTTCACGGCGCTGGTCGATGCGCTCCATGACAAGGGGATCAAGGTGGGTTATTGA
- a CDS encoding carbohydrate-binding module family 20 domain-containing protein: MTNHSGPRPDGDGVLYEPDRDSSGQYVFDPDGNPIDYNGDGKVENRIADILNDTNGFFHHEGNRPDSDTSQFGYRHKELASLADYSQENGVVIEHLEKAGKFWKAKGIDGFRHDATLHMNPAFVKGFKDAIDSAPCGPVTHFGEFFIGRPDPKYDEYRTFPDRTGVNNLDFEYYNANRQAFGDFSRSMSDFGQMLVQTSADYTVENQAVTFIDNHDVSRFRYIQPNDKPYHASLAVLLTSRGIPNLYYGTEQYLNPGHGGSDKGRLFLQTAAPAFSEQTVAYRLIGKLSALRQSNDALAYGTTDILFSNDDALVYKRQFFDKQVIVAVNRQPDRTVSIPALTTTLPVGTYADALEGLLYGRTMTVVDQNGTLQIPAFTLAGGEVSVWSHNPPADPAEPHIGDVVSTMGRPGNTVYIYGTGLSGGATVAFGSQQAAVVSAQDNRIAAVVPNVPAGDYAITVTKDGKTSNPFRYQVLGGDQVQVIFHVNKTTQPGQNVYVVGDIAELGAWNPDNVLDSFMNPNYPDWFLPVSVPAGAAFQFKFIIKDAAGHVTWEGGANRMFTATSNPTGTSDTPVYNWQP; the protein is encoded by the coding sequence GTGACCAACCATTCCGGTCCGCGGCCGGACGGCGACGGCGTGCTGTATGAACCAGATCGCGACAGCTCCGGCCAGTATGTGTTCGACCCGGACGGCAACCCAATCGATTACAACGGCGACGGCAAGGTCGAGAACCGAATCGCCGACATCCTCAACGATACGAACGGCTTTTTCCATCATGAAGGGAACCGGCCGGACAGCGATACATCCCAATTCGGGTACCGGCATAAAGAATTGGCCTCGCTCGCCGACTATTCCCAGGAGAACGGCGTCGTCATCGAACATTTGGAGAAGGCGGGCAAGTTCTGGAAGGCGAAGGGCATTGACGGTTTTCGCCATGATGCCACGCTGCACATGAACCCGGCCTTTGTGAAAGGATTCAAGGATGCGATCGATTCTGCCCCATGCGGTCCGGTGACCCACTTCGGGGAATTTTTCATTGGCCGGCCTGATCCGAAGTATGACGAATACCGAACGTTCCCTGATCGGACAGGCGTCAACAATCTGGACTTCGAATATTACAATGCCAACCGGCAAGCGTTTGGTGACTTCAGCAGAAGCATGAGCGATTTCGGACAAATGCTCGTACAGACGAGCGCGGACTATACGGTAGAAAATCAGGCCGTCACCTTTATCGACAATCATGACGTGTCGCGCTTCCGTTATATCCAGCCGAATGACAAGCCCTATCATGCTTCTCTGGCCGTGCTTCTTACCTCGCGCGGAATCCCGAACCTTTATTATGGCACGGAGCAATATTTGAATCCGGGCCATGGCGGGTCGGATAAAGGCCGCTTGTTCCTGCAGACGGCGGCCCCGGCGTTCAGCGAGCAGACAGTGGCCTACCGCCTTATCGGCAAGCTGTCGGCCCTGCGGCAGTCCAATGACGCCTTGGCATACGGGACGACCGATATTTTGTTCAGCAATGACGATGCGCTCGTCTACAAGCGGCAGTTCTTCGACAAGCAGGTCATTGTCGCCGTGAACCGGCAGCCGGATCGTACCGTATCCATCCCTGCCTTGACGACGACCCTGCCGGTTGGTACCTATGCCGATGCATTGGAGGGCCTGCTGTATGGCCGGACAATGACCGTCGTTGATCAGAACGGAACGCTTCAGATTCCGGCCTTTACGCTCGCTGGCGGCGAAGTCAGCGTCTGGTCGCATAATCCGCCAGCCGATCCTGCGGAACCGCATATCGGCGATGTCGTCTCAACGATGGGGCGTCCAGGGAACACCGTATACATCTATGGCACCGGACTGAGCGGTGGGGCTACCGTTGCATTCGGGTCTCAGCAGGCTGCGGTCGTATCCGCACAGGATAACCGGATTGCGGCCGTGGTGCCGAACGTGCCTGCCGGCGACTACGCGATTACTGTCACGAAAGACGGAAAGACGAGCAACCCGTTCCGGTACCAGGTGCTGGGCGGGGATCAAGTGCAGGTCATTTTCCACGTCAATAAGACGACGCAGCCGGGACAGAATGTCTATGTCGTTGGCGATATTGCCGAACTGGGGGCCTGGAATCCGGACAATGTGCTCGATTCGTTCATGAATCCGAATTATCCGGACTGGTTCCTGCCGGTTAGCGTGCCAGCCGGGGCGGCCTTTCAGTTCAAATTCATCATCAAAGACGCGGCAGGCCATGTCACCTGGGAGGGCGGGGCGAACCGCATGTTTACCGCCACATCAAACCCGACGGGAACAAGCGACACTCCGGTGTACAACTGGCAGCCTTAG
- a CDS encoding undecaprenyl-phosphate glucose phosphotransferase yields the protein MLRKNQSFLSKLYMIFDVLIIALAFGMAWWIKFISGWLENDSALPYSTYVAWGGIYAVIVLLVGAMSSLYHFHRKKRFADQLLRIIQTHAISLFILLGMLFFFKQVHISREFLAIFITAATIGTVIYRYTVKVMLRSLRQKGYNKQYIVILGAGSLGKRFYENLRNHPDMGYEVIGFLDDQAEWDALEKKRYKPILGTLNDLGQLLNDKLVDEVIIALPLDAHHKFPDIIAACEKAGVRTLIIPDFFDYLPARPYFDNFAGMPMINVRDIPLDVLRNRVFKRCFDIVFSLIAILIASPVMLLIALGIKLTSPGPILFKQERVGLNRRTFHMYKFRTMKVSSDAVSDTVWTTENDPRKTKFGSFLRKTSLDELPQFFNVLLGHMSVVGPRPERPFFVEQFKEEIPKYMVKHHVRPGITGWAQSNGLRGDTSIEERIRYDIFYIENWSLLFDIKIIWKTIWNGFVNKNAY from the coding sequence ATGCTCCGCAAAAATCAAAGTTTTCTGTCGAAGTTGTATATGATATTCGACGTCCTGATCATCGCGTTAGCGTTTGGGATGGCTTGGTGGATAAAGTTTATAAGCGGATGGCTGGAAAACGACAGCGCGCTTCCCTATTCTACATATGTCGCTTGGGGCGGGATCTATGCGGTGATCGTGCTTCTGGTCGGCGCGATGTCTTCATTGTATCATTTTCATCGGAAAAAGCGGTTCGCTGATCAGCTTCTCCGCATTATCCAAACGCATGCTATCAGTTTATTTATCTTGCTTGGGATGTTGTTCTTTTTCAAGCAGGTTCACATCTCCCGTGAATTTTTGGCCATCTTTATTACGGCGGCCACGATAGGAACCGTTATTTATCGATATACGGTCAAGGTGATGCTGCGTTCCTTGCGGCAGAAGGGATACAATAAGCAATATATCGTTATTTTGGGAGCGGGCTCTTTAGGCAAGCGGTTTTATGAAAATTTGCGAAATCATCCGGATATGGGATATGAGGTTATTGGCTTCTTAGACGATCAGGCAGAGTGGGATGCCCTGGAGAAAAAGCGCTATAAGCCCATCCTCGGCACCCTCAACGACCTGGGTCAGTTGCTCAACGATAAGCTCGTGGACGAAGTCATCATCGCGCTTCCGCTGGATGCGCATCACAAGTTCCCGGACATTATCGCGGCTTGTGAAAAGGCGGGGGTACGGACGCTCATCATACCGGACTTCTTCGATTATCTGCCGGCGCGGCCATACTTCGACAACTTTGCCGGGATGCCGATGATCAATGTTCGCGATATTCCGCTTGATGTGCTTCGCAACCGGGTGTTCAAGCGCTGCTTCGATATCGTGTTCTCGCTGATCGCGATTCTCATTGCTTCGCCAGTTATGCTGCTTATCGCCTTGGGCATTAAGCTGACTTCGCCGGGTCCGATTCTGTTCAAGCAGGAGCGGGTGGGGCTGAACCGCCGCACCTTCCACATGTACAAGTTCCGTACGATGAAGGTGAGCTCGGACGCCGTATCGGATACGGTGTGGACGACGGAGAATGATCCGCGGAAGACGAAGTTCGGCAGCTTCCTGCGCAAGACGAGTCTCGATGAGCTGCCGCAATTTTTCAATGTGCTCCTGGGCCATATGAGCGTCGTCGGTCCGCGCCCGGAACGGCCTTTCTTCGTGGAGCAATTCAAGGAAGAGATTCCGAAGTATATGGTCAAGCATCATGTCCGTCCCGGCATTACCGGGTGGGCGCAGAGCAACGGCCTGCGCGGGGACACGTCGATCGAGGAACGCATCCGTTATGATATTTTCTACATTGAGAATTGGTCTTTATTATTCGATATTAAAATCATTTGGAAGACGATTTGGAACGGATTTGTTAATAAAAATGCATACTAA